Proteins encoded within one genomic window of Nakamurella alba:
- a CDS encoding sensor histidine kinase yields MRGSSAAAALPTVPGDPGDPAPARGPVGRMMARLGRSGRSIAARMLVLLTVLLLVVIVVGLGLVFLDSREYTDQVTRERVVAVSTTAASSPGVAEILGEDLDVAGASAALQPYAEQIRLATSVDFVVFLRADGTRLTHPNTTLIGGTFEGDLSTARSGQPYVTVADGSLGPSMRAVTPIIAADGTFLGLVSVGVTQAHISATVQQRMWLLVGVGVVALVVGGLGILLIARRLRRETLGLGPRELARLYSYYETVLDAVHDGMVLLDTAHRVVGINRQGQLLLDLPDEDVAGRTAEEAGITGDLAEIVESDEEITDQLVITPSRVLAVTRRRAAGAGGPVGAVLTMRDHTALQELSGEVDEMRGFTRALRAQAHESANRLHTVVSLLELGEVEEALQFAVEDLEMAQSLADQVVEGMGEPAVAALLLGKSAEASERGVELIVDPDSDLPHGAADARELVTVLGNLVDNAIDAAAAAPLTAGDGRAGPAGPPGTAGVPRRMVGVRCAPLDDRLVLEVWDTGAGLSAEVAERIFADGFTTKSVRGPAGARGLGLALVRQAVARCGGTVQAVPGDHGRFRVELPLVGHGDRRSGGAEDVAPAAQDGTAAGGSAGHGSAHGQTDPPGGAVHGPAAGDGTLVSESVEPEGDAVVQGRTRGNG; encoded by the coding sequence GTGCGCGGTTCGTCGGCCGCTGCTGCCCTCCCGACCGTGCCCGGCGATCCCGGCGACCCGGCCCCGGCCAGGGGACCGGTGGGCCGGATGATGGCCCGGCTGGGGCGGTCCGGCCGGTCGATCGCCGCCCGGATGCTGGTCCTGCTGACGGTCCTGCTGCTGGTGGTCATCGTCGTCGGTCTGGGCCTGGTGTTCCTCGACAGCCGTGAGTACACCGACCAGGTCACCCGGGAGCGGGTGGTGGCGGTGTCCACCACTGCGGCGTCCTCCCCGGGTGTCGCCGAGATCCTCGGCGAGGACCTCGATGTCGCCGGCGCGTCGGCAGCGCTGCAGCCGTACGCGGAGCAGATCCGGCTCGCCACGTCCGTCGACTTCGTGGTCTTCCTGCGGGCGGACGGCACCCGGCTCACCCACCCGAACACCACGTTGATCGGCGGCACCTTCGAGGGTGACCTGTCCACCGCGCGGTCCGGCCAGCCGTACGTCACCGTCGCGGACGGCAGTCTCGGCCCGTCCATGCGGGCGGTCACCCCGATCATCGCCGCCGACGGCACCTTCCTCGGCCTGGTCTCGGTGGGGGTGACGCAGGCGCACATCTCCGCCACCGTTCAGCAGCGGATGTGGCTGCTGGTCGGGGTCGGAGTGGTCGCCCTGGTCGTGGGCGGTCTCGGCATCCTGCTCATCGCGCGTCGCCTGCGTCGGGAGACCCTCGGCCTGGGACCACGCGAGCTGGCCCGGCTGTACTCGTACTACGAGACCGTGCTGGACGCCGTGCACGACGGCATGGTCCTGCTCGACACCGCGCACCGCGTCGTCGGCATCAATCGGCAGGGCCAGCTGCTGCTCGACCTGCCCGACGAGGACGTCGCCGGCCGGACCGCCGAGGAGGCAGGGATCACCGGCGATCTCGCGGAGATCGTCGAGTCGGACGAGGAGATCACCGACCAGTTGGTGATCACCCCGTCCCGGGTGCTCGCGGTGACCCGGCGCCGGGCCGCCGGCGCCGGTGGGCCGGTCGGCGCGGTGCTGACGATGCGCGACCACACCGCACTGCAGGAACTCTCCGGCGAGGTCGACGAGATGCGCGGGTTCACCCGGGCGCTGCGCGCGCAGGCGCACGAGTCGGCGAACCGCCTGCACACCGTGGTCTCGCTGCTCGAGCTGGGGGAGGTCGAGGAGGCGTTGCAGTTCGCGGTCGAGGATCTGGAGATGGCCCAGTCGCTCGCCGACCAGGTGGTCGAGGGCATGGGTGAACCGGCGGTCGCCGCGCTGCTGCTCGGCAAGTCGGCCGAGGCCTCGGAGCGTGGCGTCGAGCTGATCGTCGACCCGGACTCCGACCTGCCGCACGGCGCCGCCGATGCGCGCGAGCTGGTCACCGTCCTCGGGAACCTGGTGGACAACGCCATCGACGCCGCCGCGGCTGCGCCGCTGACGGCCGGCGACGGTCGCGCCGGACCGGCCGGCCCGCCGGGCACCGCAGGTGTTCCGCGCCGGATGGTCGGGGTGCGCTGCGCACCCCTCGACGACCGGCTGGTGCTGGAGGTGTGGGACACCGGCGCCGGCCTGTCCGCCGAGGTCGCCGAGCGGATCTTCGCCGACGGCTTCACCACCAAGTCCGTCCGCGGCCCGGCCGGTGCCCGCGGCCTCGGCCTGGCGTTGGTGCGGCAGGCCGTCGCCCGCTGCGGTGGCACGGTCCAGGCGGTCCCCGGTGACCACGGGCGTTTCCGGGTCGAACTGCCCCTGGTCGGTCACGGTGACCGGCGGAGCGGGGGAGCGGAGGACGTCGCACCCGCGGCACAGGACGGGACGGCGGCCGGCGGCTCGGCCGGTCACGGATCCGCGCACGGCCAGACCGACCCGCCCGGCGGGGCGGTGCACGGCCCGGCAGCCGGGGATGGGACTCTGGTGTCCGAGTCGGTCGAGCCCGAGGGGGACGCAGTCGTGCAGGGTCGGACCCGTGGCAACGGATGA
- the map gene encoding type I methionyl aminopeptidase: protein MVRGEIEYKTRGELQMMRASGQILARAIVAGRAAAVPGATTADVDGAVAAVIADAGAVSNFKGYGGGPGGEGAFPATICASVNDEIVHGIPGPRVLAEGDLLSIDAGCVLDGWHSDSAVSVHIGAAPDDDEIGQAETDLLVATELAMWAGIAAIKAGGRLGDVSWAIQASAERSGKQDGRRYGSVQGYGGHGIGTAMHMDPFVPNQGKRGKGVRLAPGMALAIEPMLSLGRALTRELDDGWTVSTRDGARAAHFEHSVGILSDGICVLTAADGGLAGLAPFGVTPVSLD, encoded by the coding sequence GTGGTACGCGGGGAGATCGAGTACAAGACCCGGGGCGAGCTGCAGATGATGCGCGCGTCCGGGCAGATCCTGGCCCGGGCGATCGTGGCCGGCCGCGCCGCGGCGGTGCCGGGTGCGACCACCGCCGACGTCGACGGGGCGGTGGCCGCGGTCATCGCCGATGCCGGCGCGGTCAGCAACTTCAAGGGGTACGGCGGCGGCCCGGGCGGCGAGGGTGCCTTCCCGGCCACCATCTGCGCCTCGGTCAACGACGAGATCGTGCACGGCATCCCGGGTCCCCGGGTGCTGGCCGAGGGCGACCTGCTGTCCATCGACGCCGGCTGCGTGCTCGACGGCTGGCACTCCGACTCGGCGGTCAGTGTGCACATCGGGGCCGCCCCGGACGACGACGAGATCGGGCAAGCGGAGACGGACCTGCTGGTCGCGACGGAACTGGCCATGTGGGCGGGCATCGCCGCGATCAAGGCCGGTGGCCGACTGGGTGACGTGTCGTGGGCGATCCAGGCCTCCGCCGAGCGGTCCGGCAAGCAGGACGGCCGGCGCTACGGGTCCGTCCAGGGGTACGGCGGCCACGGCATCGGCACGGCCATGCACATGGACCCGTTCGTGCCGAACCAGGGCAAGCGCGGCAAGGGCGTGCGGCTCGCCCCCGGCATGGCCCTGGCCATCGAGCCGATGCTGTCCCTGGGTCGCGCGCTGACCCGGGAGCTGGACGACGGCTGGACCGTCTCCACCCGGGACGGCGCCCGGGCCGCGCACTTCGAGCACTCGGTCGGCATCCTGTCCGACGGGATCTGCGTACTCACCGCCGCCGACGGCGGTCTCGCCGGGCTCGCGCCGTTCGGCGTCACCCCGGTCTCCCTGGACTGA
- a CDS encoding adenylate kinase, with product MRLLIVGPQGAGKGTQAELLTKAVGIPHVSTGDLFRANISGNTPLGQKVKAIMDAGQLVPDEVTQDMLVDRLAQPDAEVGFLLDGFPRNISQASWLEGVLAERGTPIKCVLLVDAPDEVLRERMTARGRSDDTPESIDRRLAIYHAETSPLIEFYGEKVARIDGVGEIHEVQERIRKAIDALD from the coding sequence ATGCGACTTCTGATCGTCGGCCCGCAGGGTGCCGGTAAGGGCACCCAGGCCGAGCTCCTCACCAAGGCGGTGGGGATCCCCCATGTGTCGACCGGGGACCTGTTCCGGGCGAACATCTCCGGCAACACCCCGCTGGGCCAGAAGGTCAAGGCGATCATGGACGCCGGCCAGCTGGTGCCGGACGAGGTCACCCAGGACATGCTGGTCGACCGGTTGGCACAGCCCGACGCCGAGGTCGGTTTCCTGCTGGACGGCTTCCCGCGCAACATCTCCCAGGCATCCTGGCTGGAGGGCGTGCTCGCCGAGCGCGGCACCCCGATCAAGTGCGTGCTGTTGGTCGACGCCCCCGACGAGGTGCTCCGTGAGCGGATGACGGCCCGCGGGCGCAGTGACGACACCCCCGAGTCGATCGACCGGCGGTTGGCGATCTACCACGCGGAGACCTCCCCGCTCATCGAGTTCTACGGCGAGAAGGTCGCCCGGATCGACGGTGTCGGCGAGATCCACGAGGTGCAGGAGCGCATCCGCAAGGCGATCGACGCGCTGGACTGA
- the secY gene encoding preprotein translocase subunit SecY has translation MLAAFVSALKTPDLRKKILFTLALVAVYRLGATLPSPGVSYTAVNQCLEEANGADTSLTTVLNLFSGGALLKLSIFALGIMPYITASIIIQLLGVVIPRFEQLKKQGQAGQAKLTQYTRYLTIGLGVLQSTAFVGLAITDGPSNLFGSCTVRSQVVPDQSVFGLIVLVLTMTAGTAAVMWMGELITDRGIGNGMSILIFTSIAARIPAEGQNILSGQGGVVFAAIIVIAFLIIAAVVFVEQGQRRLPVQYAKRMVGRKMYGGTSTYLPLKVNQAGVIPVIFATSLLYIPSLILGLVSTTTVNEVTGEVEYSGVAQFFNQYVVNQSSWVHILLYFGLIIFFTYFYVGITFNPTERADDLKKYGGFIPGIRPGRPTAEYLQFVLSRITLPGSIYLGIVAILPNMFLSITGEGQNQNFPFGGTAVLIMVGVGLDTVKQIETQLMQRNYEGFLR, from the coding sequence TTGCTCGCCGCATTCGTCTCGGCGCTGAAGACCCCGGATCTCCGGAAGAAGATCCTCTTCACGCTGGCCCTGGTCGCGGTCTACCGACTCGGTGCCACCCTGCCGTCCCCGGGCGTCTCCTACACGGCCGTGAACCAGTGTCTGGAAGAGGCGAACGGTGCCGACACCAGCCTGACCACCGTGCTGAACCTGTTCTCCGGTGGTGCGCTGCTCAAGCTGTCGATCTTCGCGCTGGGCATCATGCCGTACATCACCGCGTCGATCATCATCCAGCTCCTGGGTGTGGTCATCCCGCGGTTCGAGCAGCTGAAGAAGCAGGGCCAGGCCGGTCAGGCGAAGCTGACGCAGTACACCCGGTACCTGACCATCGGCCTCGGCGTCCTGCAGTCCACGGCGTTCGTCGGCCTCGCCATCACCGACGGCCCGAGCAACCTGTTCGGCAGCTGCACGGTGCGTAGCCAGGTGGTCCCGGACCAGAGCGTGTTCGGCCTGATCGTCCTGGTGCTCACCATGACCGCCGGCACCGCCGCCGTCATGTGGATGGGCGAGCTGATCACCGACCGCGGCATCGGCAACGGCATGTCGATCCTGATCTTCACCTCGATCGCCGCCCGGATCCCGGCCGAGGGCCAGAACATCCTGTCCGGCCAGGGCGGCGTCGTCTTCGCCGCGATCATCGTCATCGCGTTCCTGATCATCGCCGCGGTGGTCTTCGTCGAGCAGGGCCAGCGCCGGCTGCCGGTGCAGTACGCCAAGCGCATGGTCGGCCGGAAGATGTACGGCGGCACCTCGACCTACCTGCCGCTGAAGGTCAACCAGGCCGGCGTCATCCCGGTCATCTTCGCGACCTCGCTGCTCTACATCCCGTCGCTGATCCTCGGCCTGGTCAGCACGACCACGGTCAACGAGGTCACCGGTGAGGTGGAGTACTCCGGCGTCGCGCAGTTCTTCAACCAGTACGTGGTCAACCAGTCGAGCTGGGTGCACATCCTGCTCTACTTCGGCCTGATCATCTTCTTCACGTACTTCTACGTCGGGATCACCTTCAACCCGACCGAGCGCGCGGACGACCTGAAGAAGTACGGCGGCTTCATCCCGGGCATCCGCCCGGGCCGGCCGACGGCCGAATACCTGCAGTTCGTGTTGTCGCGGATCACACTGCCGGGGTCGATCTACCTCGGTATCGTGGCGATTCTCCCGAACATGTTCCTGTCCATCACCGGCGAAGGTCAGAACCAGAACTTCCCCTTCGGTGGCACAGCGGTGCTCATCATGGTCGGCGTCGGTCTGGACACCGTCAAGCAGATCGAGACCCAGCTGATGCAGCGCAACTACGAAGGGTTCCTCCGCTGA
- the rplO gene encoding 50S ribosomal protein L15, which produces MTIKVHHLRPAPGAKTAKTRVGRGEGSKGKTAGRGTKGTGARKNVPASFEGGQLPLHMRLPKLKGFKNRFRTAYQVVNVGQLATAFPAGGAVDVDAIVAAGLVRSGELVKVLGDGDVAGVKLEVTAHAFSGSAKEKLAAAGGSAVAV; this is translated from the coding sequence ATGACCATCAAGGTCCACCACCTCCGTCCCGCCCCCGGCGCCAAGACCGCGAAGACCCGTGTCGGTCGTGGTGAGGGCTCGAAGGGCAAGACCGCCGGCCGCGGTACCAAGGGCACCGGCGCGCGGAAGAACGTCCCGGCCTCGTTCGAGGGCGGCCAGCTCCCGCTGCACATGCGGCTCCCGAAGCTCAAGGGCTTCAAGAACCGCTTCCGCACCGCCTACCAGGTGGTCAACGTCGGTCAGCTCGCCACGGCCTTCCCGGCCGGCGGTGCCGTCGACGTCGACGCGATCGTCGCGGCCGGACTCGTCCGGTCCGGCGAGCTGGTGAAGGTGCTCGGCGACGGTGACGTCGCCGGCGTCAAGCTCGAGGTCACCGCGCACGCGTTCTCCGGCTCCGCCAAGGAGAAGCTGGCCGCGGCGGGCGGGTCCGCCGTCGCCGTCTGA
- the rpmD gene encoding 50S ribosomal protein L30: MAQLKVTQIKSTIGNKRPARESVRSLGLKRIHHSVVVEDSAIVRGYIRSATHLLTVEPYEATEGK, from the coding sequence ATGGCCCAGCTCAAGGTCACCCAGATCAAGTCGACCATCGGCAACAAGCGCCCGGCGCGGGAGTCCGTGCGTTCGCTCGGTCTGAAGCGGATCCACCACTCGGTGGTCGTGGAGGACTCGGCGATCGTGCGCGGCTACATCCGCTCCGCGACGCACCTGCTGACGGTCGAGCCGTACGAAGCAACCGAAGGGAAGTGA
- the rpsE gene encoding 30S ribosomal protein S5 produces MPGPQRGGGFGGGDRAGGGDRRDGRRGDRRNDRRDAPQERNPLLERIVVTNRVAKVVKGGRRFSFTALVVVGDGDGSVGVGYGKAKEIPAAIAKGVEEAKKHMFKVPRIASTIPHPITGEAAAGVVLLRPASPGTGVIAGGPVRAVLECAGIHDVLSKSLGSDNPINIVHATVAALKGLQRPEEIAARRGLPIEDVAPAAMLRARAGQGV; encoded by the coding sequence ATGCCCGGACCGCAACGCGGAGGCGGCTTCGGCGGTGGCGATCGCGCCGGCGGCGGTGACCGTCGCGACGGTCGTCGCGGCGACCGTCGCAACGACCGCCGGGACGCTCCCCAGGAGCGCAACCCGCTGCTCGAGCGCATCGTGGTGACCAACCGTGTCGCCAAGGTGGTCAAGGGCGGCCGCCGGTTCTCCTTCACCGCCCTCGTGGTGGTGGGTGACGGCGACGGCAGCGTCGGCGTCGGCTACGGCAAGGCCAAGGAGATCCCGGCCGCCATCGCCAAGGGCGTCGAGGAGGCGAAGAAGCACATGTTCAAGGTGCCGCGCATCGCCTCGACCATCCCGCACCCGATCACGGGTGAGGCCGCCGCGGGCGTCGTCCTGCTCCGTCCGGCCTCGCCGGGTACCGGTGTCATCGCCGGTGGCCCGGTGCGTGCCGTGCTCGAGTGCGCCGGCATCCACGACGTGCTGTCCAAGTCCCTGGGCTCGGACAACCCGATCAACATCGTCCACGCGACCGTGGCGGCCCTCAAGGGTCTGCAGCGGCCGGAGGAGATCGCGGCCCGTCGTGGCCTGCCGATCGAGGACGTCGCCCCCGCCGCCATGCTGCGGGCGCGTGCCGGGCAGGGGGTGTGA
- the rplR gene encoding 50S ribosomal protein L18: MAANYSAARRTARANRHFRLRKKVVGTTGRPRLVVNRSARHIAVQLVDDSVGRTIAAASTLEADVRAAEGDKSAKARKVGELVAERAKAAGVSSVVFDRGGDKYHGRIAALADAARAAGLEF, translated from the coding sequence ATGGCAGCCAACTACAGCGCCGCACGTCGGACTGCCAGAGCGAACCGGCACTTCCGCCTGCGCAAGAAGGTCGTCGGCACCACCGGGCGTCCGCGCCTGGTCGTCAACCGCTCCGCCCGGCACATCGCCGTGCAGCTGGTCGACGACTCGGTCGGCCGCACCATCGCCGCGGCCTCGACGCTCGAGGCGGACGTGCGTGCCGCCGAGGGCGACAAGAGCGCCAAGGCCCGCAAGGTCGGCGAGCTGGTCGCCGAGCGTGCGAAGGCCGCCGGGGTCTCCTCGGTGGTGTTCGACCGCGGTGGCGACAAGTACCACGGCCGCATCGCGGCCCTGGCCGACGCGGCCCGCGCGGCCGGGCTGGAGTTCTGA
- the rplF gene encoding 50S ribosomal protein L6 has translation MSRIGKLPIPVPSGVDVTIDGSHVTVKGPKGTLSHTVVEPISVAKGDGTLEVTRPDDERDSKARHGLTRTLVNNMVIGVTTGYAKALEIQGTGYRVTAEGKDLVFALGFSHPVPVKAPEGISFVVETPTRFRVEGIDKQLVGEVAANIRRIRKPEPYKGKGVRYAGEVVRRKEGKKGK, from the coding sequence ATGTCGCGAATCGGAAAGCTGCCGATCCCCGTTCCCTCGGGGGTCGACGTGACAATCGACGGCTCGCACGTCACGGTCAAGGGGCCCAAGGGCACCCTCTCGCACACCGTGGTCGAGCCGATCAGTGTCGCCAAGGGCGACGGCACCCTCGAGGTGACCCGCCCGGACGACGAGCGTGACTCGAAGGCCCGTCACGGCCTGACCCGCACGCTGGTCAACAACATGGTGATCGGTGTGACCACCGGCTACGCCAAGGCCCTGGAGATCCAGGGCACCGGCTACCGCGTCACCGCCGAGGGCAAGGACCTGGTCTTCGCGCTCGGCTTCTCCCACCCGGTGCCGGTCAAGGCGCCCGAGGGCATCAGCTTCGTCGTCGAGACCCCCACCCGCTTCCGGGTCGAGGGCATCGACAAGCAGCTGGTCGGCGAGGTCGCCGCCAACATCCGGCGGATCCGCAAGCCCGAGCCGTACAAGGGCAAGGGTGTCCGTTACGCCGGCGAGGTCGTCCGGCGCAAGGAAGGAAAGAAGGGTAAGTGA
- the rpsH gene encoding 30S ribosomal protein S8 — translation MTMTDPIADFLTRIRNANSAYHDEVVMPFSKLKGHIADILVKEGYIGSWTTADATVGKSLVVKLKYGPSRERSIAGVKRISKPGLRVYARSTELPKVLGGLGIAIISTSTGLLTDRQAAKKKVGGEVLAYVW, via the coding sequence ATGACCATGACCGACCCGATCGCGGATTTCCTGACCCGGATCCGCAACGCCAACTCCGCGTACCACGACGAGGTGGTGATGCCGTTCAGCAAGCTGAAGGGCCACATCGCCGACATCCTGGTCAAGGAGGGCTACATCGGCTCCTGGACCACCGCCGACGCCACCGTCGGCAAGAGCCTGGTCGTCAAGCTGAAGTACGGCCCGAGCCGTGAGCGCTCGATCGCCGGCGTCAAGCGCATCTCCAAGCCCGGTCTGCGCGTCTACGCGCGCTCGACCGAGCTGCCGAAGGTGCTCGGCGGCCTCGGCATCGCCATCATCTCGACCTCGACCGGTCTGCTGACCGACCGGCAGGCCGCCAAGAAGAAGGTGGGCGGGGAAGTCCTCGCCTACGTCTGGTAA
- a CDS encoding type Z 30S ribosomal protein S14: protein MAKTALINKAKRKPKFAVRGYTRCNKCGRPHSVYRKFGLCRICLRDMAHAGELPGVTKSSW, encoded by the coding sequence ATGGCGAAGACCGCTCTGATCAACAAGGCCAAGCGCAAGCCGAAGTTCGCGGTGCGCGGCTACACCCGCTGCAACAAGTGCGGCCGCCCGCACTCGGTGTACCGCAAGTTCGGCCTGTGCCGGATCTGCCTGCGGGACATGGCGCACGCCGGCGAGCTGCCGGGCGTCACCAAGTCCTCCTGGTGA
- the rplE gene encoding 50S ribosomal protein L5, translating to MSAPTTEKTAPRLKTRYHAEIKTALHEQFSYGNVMQIPGVVKVVVNMGVGEAARDAKLIEGAVKDLTAITGQKPIVRKARKSIAQFKLREGMPIGAKVTLRGDRMWEFLDRLVTIALPRIRDFRGLSPKQFDGNGNYTFGLNEQSMFHEIDVDRIDRSRGMDITVVTTATTDDEGRALLRALGFPFKEN from the coding sequence ATGAGTGCCCCCACCACCGAGAAGACCGCCCCGCGGCTGAAGACCCGGTACCACGCCGAGATCAAGACCGCGCTGCACGAGCAGTTCTCGTACGGCAACGTCATGCAGATCCCGGGCGTCGTCAAGGTCGTCGTCAACATGGGCGTCGGCGAGGCCGCGCGTGACGCGAAGCTGATCGAGGGTGCCGTCAAGGACCTCACCGCGATCACCGGCCAGAAGCCGATCGTCCGCAAGGCCCGCAAGTCCATCGCCCAGTTCAAGCTGCGCGAGGGCATGCCGATCGGCGCCAAGGTCACCCTGCGCGGCGACCGGATGTGGGAGTTCCTGGACCGGCTGGTCACCATCGCCCTGCCGCGTATCCGTGACTTCCGCGGTCTGTCGCCGAAGCAGTTCGACGGCAACGGCAACTACACCTTCGGCCTCAACGAGCAGTCGATGTTCCACGAGATCGACGTGGACCGCATCGACCGCTCGCGCGGCATGGACATCACCGTGGTCACCACCGCGACCACCGACGACGAGGGTCGTGCCCTGCTGCGCGCCCTGGGCTTCCCCTTCAAGGAGAACTGA
- the rplX gene encoding 50S ribosomal protein L24 codes for MGLKVKKGDTVLVIAGKDKGAKGKVIQAYPETGRVLVEGVNRIKKHTKVSTTQRGAKSGGIVTQEAAIHISNVMVVDGDNKPTRVGKRTDDNGRNVRVSRKSGKDL; via the coding sequence ATGGGTCTCAAGGTGAAGAAGGGCGACACCGTGCTGGTGATCGCCGGCAAGGACAAGGGCGCCAAGGGCAAGGTCATCCAGGCCTACCCGGAGACCGGCCGCGTGCTGGTCGAGGGTGTCAACCGGATCAAGAAGCACACCAAGGTCTCCACGACCCAGCGTGGCGCGAAGTCCGGCGGCATCGTGACCCAGGAGGCCGCGATCCACATCTCCAACGTGATGGTCGTCGACGGCGACAACAAGCCGACCCGGGTCGGCAAGCGGACCGACGACAACGGCCGCAACGTCCGGGTCAGCCGCAAGAGCGGGAAGGACCTGTGA
- the rplN gene encoding 50S ribosomal protein L14, translating to MIQQESRLRVADNTGAKEILCIRVLGGSSRRYAGIGDIIVATVKDAIPGAGVKKGDVVKAVVVRTVKEKRRPDGSYIRFDENAAVLIKGDGDPRGTRIFGPVGRELRDKRYMKIISLAPEVL from the coding sequence GTGATTCAGCAGGAGTCCAGGCTCCGTGTCGCCGACAACACCGGCGCCAAGGAGATCCTGTGCATCCGCGTGCTCGGCGGCTCCTCGCGCCGCTACGCGGGCATCGGCGACATCATCGTCGCCACCGTGAAGGACGCGATCCCGGGTGCCGGCGTCAAGAAGGGCGACGTCGTCAAGGCGGTCGTCGTGCGCACGGTCAAGGAGAAGCGTCGTCCGGATGGCTCGTACATCCGCTTCGACGAGAACGCCGCGGTCCTCATCAAGGGCGACGGCGACCCGCGCGGCACCCGCATCTTCGGGCCGGTCGGCCGCGAGCTGCGCGACAAGCGCTACATGAAGATCATCTCTCTGGCACCGGAGGTGCTCTGA
- a CDS encoding N-acetyltransferase: MGIEVRHHPVRHRYEITVDGELAGITAYTPDLAEQGVLDFNRTFVLEEFEGRGMAGRLIAGALADVRDRGSRIRATCSFVRYWLQTHHDFDDLVVEPVATVLVTGTFRIPADRIEPARPVLAAMIRASRAESGCLEYAYALDVMDAGLVRVHERWADRAALDRHTASLHLTAWRASWDELGIGERHLRSYEAGTSSPL; the protein is encoded by the coding sequence ATGGGCATCGAGGTCCGCCACCATCCGGTCCGGCACCGCTACGAGATCACCGTCGACGGGGAACTGGCCGGGATCACCGCCTACACCCCGGATCTCGCGGAGCAGGGGGTGCTCGACTTCAACCGGACGTTCGTGCTGGAGGAGTTCGAGGGCCGCGGCATGGCCGGTCGGCTGATCGCCGGCGCCCTGGCCGACGTCCGCGACCGCGGGTCCCGGATCAGGGCCACCTGCTCCTTCGTCCGGTACTGGCTGCAGACGCACCACGACTTCGACGACCTGGTGGTGGAGCCGGTCGCCACCGTGCTGGTCACCGGCACCTTCCGCATCCCGGCCGACCGGATCGAACCGGCCCGGCCGGTGCTGGCGGCGATGATCCGGGCGAGTCGGGCCGAGTCCGGCTGCCTGGAGTACGCCTACGCGCTGGACGTGATGGACGCGGGCCTGGTCCGCGTGCACGAGCGGTGGGCCGACCGGGCGGCGCTGGACCGGCACACCGCGTCCCTGCACCTGACGGCCTGGCGGGCGAGCTGGGACGAGCTCGGCATCGGCGAGCGGCACCTGCGCAGTTACGAGGCCGGCACCTCCTCCCCGCTCTGA